From one Butyricimonas faecihominis genomic stretch:
- a CDS encoding SusC/RagA family TonB-linked outer membrane protein, with protein MKKTYDRNVFKRKLLSDRRTVTVTIRLFMILLLGFPLLTRAGTVDSTRVANREVRGKVIDEKKQPIPGVSVRLGGTSMGTATDVDGKFKLLIPADTATLVVSFIGMKTEDVRIPRLKAGVEQKELTIVLREEDVKLEDVVVTGIFTRKKESFTGSASTYSAAELKTMGTQNVLQSLKTLDPAFAIIEDNQFGSDPNRLPNMEIRGKSSMLGLRDELDADPNQPLFILDGFESTLAAINDLDINRVASITILKDAASTAIYGSKAANGVIVVETVKPEAGKLQVSYTGNMNLSMPDLSSYNLMNSREKLEFELLAGRYDPVNWSTTNEVELTRLYNEKLKKIESGVNTYWLAEPLRVGVNQKHSLYVQGGEGNFLFGLGAGYNGISGVMEKSERDVISGNIDLIYRMSKFQFSNKFSLTSTHFKNPIVAFSAYAAANPYYKKYNDEGTVDKWLEYNDYFKASNPLWNASQNSRDKGSNLLLNNYFMAEYFPTTEWRVRARLGLTYGNDDTEKFYSRNDTRYENVETTKKGEFHSNNVRTNQVEAELSVTYAKVLGKHRINLVAGGNISSNKSLTQGYSAVGFPDGDFSYPSFSNGYPEYGTPAYYESVSRSVNGYFNAGYSFDDRYLMDFSLRTSGSSVFGTSRRYNTTWSVGLGWNLHKEKFIMDHVAWINILKLRASIGNPGNQSFDSAQSLLTYSFQFGSMNYFGIGAELSQIGNPDLEWQITVDKNIGLDVTLFNKRFSLTADYYYKVTDPLLIKVSTPLSSGTSTYMTNAGEQVSQGLTASVSYFIFQDFEKRFSWMVRANVRTQKTRIDKIGNKLSSLNASGKGENTVRYYDGADPDDIWAVRSAGIDPSNGKELFYAKDGSYTYDFSYDDEVICGNTRPDVEGVIGSSLNWKGFSVSLNFRYQMGADVFNEALYNKVENISRNDLNKNQDKRALYERWQEVGDIVHFKDIASAETTPMSSRFVQEENVLTLESIYVGYEFYDGWIKKLGLSSLKIQASMRDVFRASTIRSERGIAYPFARSMEAGLSFNF; from the coding sequence ATGAAAAAAACTTATGACAGGAATGTTTTTAAGCGAAAGTTACTGTCGGATCGAAGGACGGTAACCGTGACAATCCGGTTATTTATGATTTTATTGTTGGGCTTTCCGCTATTGACGAGGGCCGGGACGGTGGATTCCACTCGTGTGGCAAACCGGGAAGTGAGGGGAAAGGTGATAGACGAGAAAAAGCAGCCCATTCCGGGAGTTTCGGTACGTCTGGGAGGAACATCAATGGGAACAGCCACTGATGTAGATGGGAAGTTCAAGTTATTGATCCCGGCTGACACGGCCACGCTAGTCGTTTCCTTTATCGGGATGAAGACGGAGGACGTGAGGATTCCCCGGTTGAAAGCGGGCGTGGAACAGAAGGAGTTGACGATCGTGTTGCGGGAAGAGGACGTGAAACTGGAAGACGTGGTGGTGACGGGTATCTTCACGCGTAAGAAGGAAAGTTTCACGGGATCGGCATCCACTTACTCGGCTGCCGAGTTGAAAACGATGGGTACGCAGAACGTGCTGCAAAGTTTGAAGACGCTGGACCCGGCTTTCGCCATTATCGAGGATAACCAGTTCGGGTCGGACCCGAACCGTTTGCCGAACATGGAAATCCGGGGAAAGTCGAGTATGTTAGGTTTACGGGACGAGCTAGATGCCGACCCGAACCAGCCGTTGTTTATCCTTGATGGGTTTGAGTCAACGTTGGCAGCGATTAATGATTTGGATATAAACCGGGTGGCCTCGATCACGATCTTGAAAGACGCGGCGTCGACGGCCATTTACGGTTCGAAGGCGGCTAACGGGGTGATCGTGGTGGAAACGGTGAAACCGGAGGCCGGGAAATTGCAGGTAAGTTATACCGGAAACATGAATCTCTCGATGCCCGATTTGTCGAGTTATAACTTGATGAATTCAAGGGAAAAGCTGGAATTTGAATTATTGGCAGGGAGGTATGATCCGGTGAATTGGTCCACGACGAACGAGGTGGAATTAACCCGTTTGTATAACGAGAAATTGAAGAAAATCGAGAGTGGTGTAAACACGTACTGGTTGGCTGAACCTTTACGGGTAGGAGTGAACCAGAAACATTCACTCTACGTGCAGGGAGGCGAGGGGAATTTCCTGTTCGGCTTGGGAGCGGGATACAACGGGATTTCCGGGGTGATGGAAAAGTCGGAGCGGGATGTGATCAGTGGCAATATCGACTTGATTTACCGGATGTCGAAATTCCAGTTCTCTAACAAATTCTCGTTGACCTCAACTCATTTCAAGAACCCGATCGTGGCATTCAGCGCGTATGCTGCGGCGAATCCTTATTACAAAAAGTATAATGACGAGGGAACGGTGGATAAATGGTTGGAATATAATGATTACTTCAAAGCTTCGAATCCACTGTGGAACGCGAGCCAAAATAGTCGGGATAAGGGAAGTAATCTCTTGTTGAACAATTATTTCATGGCGGAATATTTCCCCACGACGGAATGGCGGGTACGTGCCCGGTTGGGATTGACTTACGGGAATGATGACACGGAGAAGTTCTATTCCCGGAATGATACCCGATATGAGAACGTGGAAACTACTAAAAAGGGAGAGTTTCATTCAAATAACGTCCGAACAAATCAAGTTGAGGCGGAGTTAAGTGTCACGTACGCGAAAGTACTGGGAAAACACAGGATTAACTTGGTTGCCGGGGGAAATATTTCCAGCAATAAATCGCTTACGCAGGGGTATTCTGCGGTAGGATTCCCGGACGGAGATTTTTCTTACCCCTCTTTTTCGAACGGCTACCCGGAATACGGGACTCCTGCATACTACGAGTCGGTTTCCCGTTCCGTGAACGGTTATTTCAACGCGGGGTATTCTTTTGACGATCGTTACTTGATGGATTTCAGCCTGCGGACGAGCGGTTCATCGGTTTTCGGTACTTCCCGGAGATACAATACGACGTGGTCGGTCGGGTTGGGCTGGAACTTGCACAAGGAGAAGTTTATCATGGATCACGTGGCATGGATTAATATATTGAAACTGCGGGCCTCTATTGGAAATCCGGGGAACCAGAGTTTTGACTCCGCGCAATCCTTGTTGACTTACTCGTTCCAGTTTGGTTCCATGAACTACTTCGGGATCGGGGCGGAATTGTCGCAGATCGGAAACCCCGATTTGGAATGGCAGATCACGGTGGATAAGAATATCGGTTTGGACGTGACGTTGTTTAATAAACGCTTTTCGTTGACGGCAGATTACTATTACAAGGTGACCGACCCGTTGTTGATCAAGGTAAGTACACCGCTTTCTTCCGGAACATCCACTTACATGACGAACGCGGGAGAACAGGTGTCGCAGGGGTTGACGGCATCGGTGTCCTATTTTATTTTCCAAGATTTCGAGAAACGCTTCTCGTGGATGGTACGGGCGAACGTGCGGACGCAGAAAACCCGGATTGACAAGATCGGGAACAAGCTTTCCTCTCTGAATGCCAGTGGAAAGGGAGAAAACACGGTGAGGTATTATGACGGGGCCGACCCGGATGATATTTGGGCGGTAAGGTCCGCGGGGATTGATCCCTCGAACGGGAAGGAGTTGTTTTATGCCAAGGACGGGAGTTACACGTACGATTTCTCGTATGATGACGAGGTGATTTGCGGGAATACCCGCCCGGACGTGGAGGGCGTGATTGGTTCATCGCTCAATTGGAAGGGATTTTCCGTGAGCTTGAATTTCCGTTACCAGATGGGGGCTGACGTGTTCAACGAGGCTCTTTATAACAAGGTGGAAAATATTTCGAGAAATGATCTGAACAAGAATCAGGACAAGCGGGCGTTGTACGAGCGTTGGCAGGAAGTGGGGGACATCGTGCATTTCAAGGATATTGCCAGTGCGGAGACGACCCCGATGTCTTCCCGTTTCGTGCAGGAAGAGAACGTGTTGACCTTGGAATCTATCTACGTGGGATACGAGTTCTATGACGGATGGATCAAAAAATTAGGGTTAAGTAGTTTGAAGATTCAAGCATCCATGCGTGACGTGTTCCGGGCATCGACCATCCGGTCCGAGCGAGGAATTGCCTATCCTTTTGCCCGGAGTATGGAGGCAGGACTTTCGTTTAATTTTTAA
- a CDS encoding DUF4843 domain-containing protein — MKWKIILFVLSLNIAFSACEKKDISVFSTDDTGIYFQMIRGYYGTNTEVYIDSLDFSFASVQASIRDVILNATVRTMGKVADHDRPFKVVVDKEGTTAMEGVHYEIDVDTVVIPAGESTAYVNVRFFRTDDLMEKSVRLALRLEDNEYFKCYFPEYKNMNTYTTTGVQIHGDSFSFTLSEMYTIPWYWRVIIETDYFGEWTPKKFVVINMVCGFTMADWDRAGGTGAKIIYGRCGFFATMVQKYLQGQADAGTPVLDSDGKYMQLDPDYAVDYSRYE, encoded by the coding sequence ATGAAATGGAAAATAATATTGTTTGTTTTAAGCTTGAATATTGCTTTTAGTGCTTGTGAAAAGAAAGATATTTCGGTGTTCTCCACGGATGATACCGGGATTTATTTTCAAATGATAAGAGGGTATTACGGGACGAATACGGAAGTGTATATCGATTCACTGGACTTTTCTTTCGCTTCGGTTCAGGCTTCTATAAGAGACGTGATTCTTAACGCCACGGTTCGGACAATGGGAAAGGTGGCCGATCATGACCGTCCTTTCAAGGTGGTTGTGGATAAAGAAGGAACGACTGCCATGGAGGGAGTGCATTACGAGATTGACGTGGACACGGTGGTGATTCCCGCCGGGGAAAGCACGGCGTATGTCAACGTGCGTTTCTTCCGGACAGATGATTTAATGGAAAAATCGGTCCGTCTGGCTCTTCGTTTGGAAGATAACGAGTATTTCAAGTGTTATTTCCCGGAATATAAGAACATGAATACCTACACGACCACGGGCGTGCAGATTCACGGGGATTCATTCTCTTTCACGTTGAGTGAAATGTACACGATTCCTTGGTATTGGAGGGTGATTATTGAAACCGATTATTTCGGGGAGTGGACGCCTAAAAAGTTTGTAGTTATTAATATGGTTTGTGGTTTTACGATGGCTGATTGGGATCGAGCAGGGGGGACCGGGGCTAAAATAATATACGGGCGTTGTGGCTTTTTCGCGACGATGGTTCAAAAGTATTTACAGGGACAGGCGGACGCTGGAACTCCGGTGCTGGACTCGGATGGAAAATATATGCAGCTTGACCCGGATTACGCGGTAGATTATTCCCGGTATGAATAA
- a CDS encoding RagB/SusD family nutrient uptake outer membrane protein, whose amino-acid sequence MKLWNIIWIGVVLVCGVGCSDFLDVQPKDKQSEEQLFSTRGGFYTAVNGIYNKVASTALYGKNLSYELVDVISKRYAPLQSNTYLTALSTFDYTEASVQTGLSNTWTEAYNTILNCNVVLDNLEKSDGVLLPAEYRMLKGEMLALRAFLHFDMLRLFGPVYKLHPEMESIPYNESSRVSALPLLTADSVLHEKILRDLDEAERMLVDSDPVIEGGRMASQEGDEDVYLRYRQLRMNYYAVLALKARVYLYAGEEAKALAVARELLTDSKVDEYFPAVDPNKLLANQDNPDRVFSTEVLAGIYVKDRADIHTTYFSSEQAGTNYLHPRKNYVNANLFAEETQDYRFQSCWRTASNENEGGYDFIKYEEIAKPTQAGETEYFYAVFMSLIRLSEVYYIAAECEPVLADKYEWLNKMRERRGLSALTVVSDEDFMKRLRMEYLREFMGEGQIFFMYKRLYAHLLSDENGNDANAYEAREERYVLPLPSGEIANR is encoded by the coding sequence ATGAAATTATGGAATATCATTTGGATCGGGGTTGTACTCGTGTGTGGTGTAGGATGTTCGGATTTTCTGGATGTTCAGCCCAAGGATAAACAGTCTGAGGAACAGTTGTTTTCGACGAGAGGCGGATTCTACACGGCGGTAAACGGGATATATAACAAGGTGGCCTCCACGGCTCTTTACGGGAAAAATCTTTCTTACGAGTTGGTGGACGTGATCTCGAAACGGTACGCACCGTTGCAATCAAACACGTACTTGACAGCGTTGAGTACCTTCGATTACACGGAGGCTTCGGTGCAGACCGGGTTATCGAACACGTGGACTGAGGCTTACAACACGATATTGAATTGTAACGTGGTGTTGGATAATCTTGAAAAGAGCGATGGCGTGTTGTTGCCTGCTGAATACCGGATGTTGAAAGGAGAAATGCTGGCTCTCCGAGCCTTCTTGCATTTTGATATGTTACGTTTGTTCGGTCCGGTTTACAAACTTCATCCGGAGATGGAGTCGATCCCTTACAACGAGTCATCGAGAGTATCAGCCTTGCCGTTGTTGACGGCTGATTCTGTACTACATGAGAAGATTCTGCGGGATTTGGATGAGGCTGAGCGTATGCTGGTGGATAGCGACCCCGTGATTGAAGGCGGGCGGATGGCTTCGCAGGAGGGGGATGAGGATGTGTATTTGCGTTATCGCCAGTTGCGGATGAATTATTATGCCGTGCTGGCATTGAAGGCGAGGGTGTACCTGTACGCGGGAGAAGAGGCGAAAGCTTTGGCCGTGGCTCGTGAATTACTGACCGATTCGAAAGTGGATGAATATTTCCCGGCTGTTGATCCCAATAAACTTCTGGCGAATCAGGATAACCCGGATCGGGTGTTCTCGACAGAAGTGTTGGCCGGAATCTATGTGAAAGATCGGGCCGATATTCATACTACTTATTTCAGTTCAGAACAGGCGGGAACGAATTACCTGCACCCCCGGAAGAATTACGTGAATGCGAACCTTTTCGCGGAAGAAACGCAGGATTATCGTTTTCAATCGTGCTGGCGTACAGCTTCTAACGAGAACGAAGGAGGATATGACTTTATCAAATACGAGGAGATTGCTAAACCTACTCAAGCGGGAGAGACCGAGTATTTTTATGCCGTTTTCATGTCGTTGATCCGGTTGAGCGAGGTGTATTATATCGCGGCCGAGTGTGAACCCGTGCTGGCAGATAAATACGAGTGGTTGAATAAAATGCGGGAGCGCCGAGGTTTGAGTGCTTTAACCGTGGTTTCGGATGAGGATTTCATGAAGCGTTTGCGTATGGAATATTTGCGGGAGTTCATGGGTGAAGGACAGATATTCTTCATGTACAAACGGTTGTATGCCCATCTCCTCAGCGATGAGAACGGGAATGATGCAAATGCTTATGAAGCTCGGGAAGAGCGTTACGTGTTGCCGTTACCTTCCGGGGAAATCGCTAATCGTTAA
- a CDS encoding Fic family protein has protein sequence MNSETNRIEYKQELTDDLEKEAVAFLNYPEGGVLYIGIEKTGTAIGVIDIDSDMLKIKDRLKNNITPSCMGLFDIATENIDSRDVIKITFASGPEKPYYIKKLGMSEKGTFIRVGTAAEPMPVKMIESLFAKRIRNSIGKIKSPNQNLTFEQLKIYYEGANKALNQQFTSNLELLSEEGQYNYVAYLLADLNGMSIKVAKYEGVDRVDLMENNEYGYCSLVKATKQVLDKINVENKTLARITPKEREEKRLWNSVALREAVINAIVHNDYTSEIPPKFEFFDDRIEITSFGSLPQGMTEKEFFEGYSVPRNKELMRVFRDLDLVEHLGSGIPRILRSYGKECFKFTENFLRMTFPALEKVTPQVTPQVTPQVTPQVTPQVKELLKVLTGEMNRLELQEQLNLADREHFRRSYLKPALEYGVIEMTKPDKPNSRSQRYRLTEQGEQIKKDYNR, from the coding sequence ATGAATTCCGAGACAAACCGCATAGAATACAAACAAGAACTCACTGATGATTTAGAAAAAGAAGCCGTAGCCTTTCTCAATTACCCGGAAGGAGGGGTACTCTATATCGGAATTGAAAAAACGGGTACAGCAATCGGAGTTATTGATATTGATAGCGATATGCTCAAAATCAAAGATCGTTTGAAAAATAACATTACACCATCTTGTATGGGGTTATTCGATATCGCGACGGAAAATATTGATTCAAGGGATGTAATAAAAATTACATTTGCCAGTGGTCCGGAAAAACCTTATTATATAAAAAAGCTTGGAATGTCAGAAAAAGGCACATTCATCCGAGTCGGGACTGCAGCAGAACCAATGCCTGTAAAAATGATTGAATCACTCTTTGCCAAACGAATCCGGAACTCTATTGGCAAGATAAAATCACCCAATCAGAATCTTACTTTTGAACAATTAAAGATATATTACGAGGGGGCTAACAAAGCATTAAATCAACAATTTACATCAAACCTTGAATTGCTCTCTGAAGAAGGACAATATAATTACGTGGCTTATTTATTAGCCGACTTGAATGGAATGTCTATAAAAGTTGCCAAATACGAAGGGGTTGATCGGGTAGACCTAATGGAGAATAATGAATACGGTTATTGCTCGTTGGTCAAAGCGACGAAGCAAGTATTAGACAAGATCAACGTGGAAAATAAAACCTTAGCAAGGATTACCCCAAAAGAACGAGAGGAAAAAAGATTATGGAATTCCGTCGCCCTACGAGAAGCGGTAATTAACGCCATCGTACACAACGATTATACTTCAGAAATACCTCCTAAATTTGAATTTTTTGATGACAGAATAGAAATCACTTCATTTGGAAGTTTACCACAGGGTATGACCGAAAAAGAATTCTTTGAAGGATATTCCGTACCCCGCAACAAGGAATTGATGCGAGTATTCAGAGATTTGGATTTAGTAGAACATCTAGGCTCAGGAATCCCCCGTATTTTAAGGAGTTACGGAAAAGAATGTTTCAAATTCACAGAGAACTTTTTACGCATGACATTCCCAGCTTTAGAAAAGGTTACCCCCCAAGTCACCCCGCAAGTCACCCCGCAAGTTACCCCGCAAGTTACCCCGCAAGTCAAAGAACTTTTAAAAGTATTGACGGGAGAGATGAATCGTTTAGAACTCCAAGAACAACTAAATCTTGCAGATAGAGAACACTTCCGGCGAAGTTATTTAAAACCTGCACTAGAATATGGTGTTATCGAAATGACAAAACCAGATAAACCCAACAGTAGATCTCAAAGATACCGCCTAACAGAGCAAGGGGAACAAATAAAGAAAGATTACAATAGATAA
- a CDS encoding HelD family protein, translated as MVFNKTEEQEKEYLRQIINTINDSINNTDKSVKEHVDTLQEYKEYLWSNKDIDPHEIRSMRESILRHFATGESVIDKRKRLGKILDIPYFGRIDFTEKKEGCETMALYIGIHTFYDPSQKANLIYDWRAPISSMFYDHELGNASYSSPSGEVDGDISLKRQYRIRKGKMEYMIESSLTVHDDILQKELSSNADDKMKNIVTTIQREQNRIIRNEEAQTLIIQGVAGSGKTSIALHRIAYLLYTLKGEITSKDILIISPNKVFADYISNVLPELGEETVPETSMEQILSGVLDNKYKYQNFFEQVTELLDKPTPEFIERIQYKASFDFISQLEKFVLYMENNYFKATDVKLTKHITVPAEFIDEQFRRFNRYPMRQRFETMTDYILEMMSLKHYFKATTAERNLLKKEIQKMFAGNNDIQVYKDFFTWIGKPEMFKMRKNRTLEYADLAPLAYLHIALEGTPTLSRVKHLLIDEMQDYSPIQYKIIQKLYPCRKTILGDACQSVNPYGSSTADMIQKAFVTGEVMKLCKSYRSTFEITSFAQRIQTNEELEAITRHGEEPTVLSFKNSEEELSAISELIVTFRTSTYKSLGIICKTEMQAQEITEKLKSYTDNLYFLSHQSTAFAKGIIVTSSHMAKGLEFDEVIIPQANDTNYNTLIDKSMLYVAVTRAIHKLTITHWGKPSRFIP; from the coding sequence ATGGTATTCAACAAAACGGAAGAACAGGAAAAAGAATATTTACGACAGATTATCAACACTATAAACGATTCGATCAATAACACGGACAAATCCGTCAAGGAACACGTTGACACGTTACAAGAGTACAAGGAATATCTGTGGTCGAATAAAGACATCGATCCACACGAGATACGCTCCATGAGAGAAAGCATCCTACGTCATTTTGCAACAGGCGAGAGCGTCATTGATAAACGCAAACGACTGGGAAAGATTCTGGATATTCCCTATTTCGGACGGATAGATTTCACGGAAAAGAAAGAGGGATGCGAAACAATGGCATTATATATCGGGATTCACACGTTCTATGACCCCAGCCAAAAAGCCAACCTAATCTACGATTGGAGAGCGCCTATATCCAGTATGTTTTATGACCATGAACTAGGGAACGCATCCTATTCTTCCCCCTCCGGAGAGGTTGACGGAGACATTTCCCTCAAAAGACAATATCGTATCCGCAAAGGTAAGATGGAGTACATGATCGAGAGTTCATTGACCGTTCACGATGATATCCTGCAAAAAGAACTGAGTTCCAATGCCGACGATAAAATGAAGAATATCGTGACCACGATACAACGGGAACAAAACCGGATTATCCGAAACGAAGAAGCACAAACGCTCATCATTCAGGGAGTGGCAGGATCAGGGAAAACATCCATTGCCTTGCATCGTATCGCTTATTTGCTTTACACGCTAAAAGGGGAAATTACTTCAAAAGATATTCTGATTATCTCCCCGAACAAGGTTTTCGCCGACTATATCTCGAACGTCCTCCCGGAACTCGGCGAAGAAACGGTTCCAGAAACCAGCATGGAACAAATCCTTTCGGGGGTTCTCGATAACAAATACAAATACCAAAATTTCTTTGAACAAGTAACAGAATTACTAGATAAACCGACACCGGAATTTATTGAACGGATTCAATACAAAGCTTCCTTTGATTTCATCTCGCAATTAGAAAAGTTTGTTCTTTACATGGAGAACAACTATTTTAAGGCAACAGATGTCAAACTGACCAAACATATTACCGTTCCGGCCGAGTTTATCGATGAACAATTCCGACGGTTCAACCGTTACCCGATGCGCCAACGTTTCGAGACGATGACGGACTATATCTTAGAAATGATGTCTTTGAAACATTATTTCAAAGCGACAACTGCCGAAAGGAACCTGTTGAAAAAGGAAATTCAAAAGATGTTTGCCGGGAACAACGACATTCAAGTTTACAAAGACTTTTTCACGTGGATCGGGAAACCCGAAATGTTCAAAATGCGCAAGAACCGTACGCTGGAATACGCAGATCTGGCCCCCTTGGCATATCTCCACATAGCGTTAGAGGGCACTCCTACCCTTTCCCGGGTCAAACACCTTTTGATTGACGAGATGCAGGATTACTCACCCATACAATACAAGATCATTCAGAAACTTTATCCTTGTCGGAAAACGATTCTCGGGGATGCCTGTCAATCGGTAAACCCTTATGGGTCATCAACCGCCGATATGATTCAGAAAGCATTTGTCACGGGAGAAGTAATGAAACTCTGCAAGAGTTACCGATCCACGTTCGAGATCACGAGTTTTGCACAAAGAATTCAAACGAACGAAGAACTGGAAGCCATCACCCGACACGGGGAAGAACCAACTGTCCTCTCTTTCAAGAATTCGGAAGAAGAACTTTCCGCCATCTCGGAATTAATTGTCACGTTCAGAACGTCGACTTACAAATCATTGGGGATAATATGCAAAACCGAGATGCAAGCACAAGAAATCACAGAGAAACTCAAATCGTACACGGACAACCTCTATTTCCTATCCCATCAGAGTACGGCTTTCGCTAAAGGAATCATTGTCACCTCATCCCACATGGCAAAGGGGTTGGAATTCGACGAGGTGATCATTCCGCAAGCGAACGACACCAACTACAACACGCTTATAGACAAAAGTATGCTTTACGTTGCCGTGACAAGAGCCATACACAAACTAACCATCACGCATTGGGGCAAACCCAGTCGATTTATTCCTTAG
- a CDS encoding response regulator transcription factor, with amino-acid sequence MKPTNITREEMWARQHLSIHDIDYAAWERDKAMLHQMAKVNQSCTFVVDVYKSKYVYASSNFADLLGYDSNKIATLERQGDYLESRFHPDDFDQLVDLQIKLGQFIYSLPVEQRNDYCNIYSFRVRNAKQQYVRVTNRLQVLEQGLSGKAWLILGNMSISPDQKNSEQVDCTVLNLRNGELFSPALLSSPTIHLTKRETEIFHLIQKGLLSKEIANKLQISIHTVNIHRQNLLHKLEVQNSIEAINKGIELGLLK; translated from the coding sequence ATGAAGCCAACCAATATCACTCGGGAAGAAATGTGGGCCAGACAACATTTATCGATACATGACATTGATTATGCCGCGTGGGAACGGGATAAAGCCATGCTCCACCAGATGGCAAAAGTAAATCAGAGTTGCACGTTTGTTGTTGATGTTTACAAGAGTAAGTATGTATATGCCTCCTCTAATTTCGCAGATTTACTAGGATATGATTCAAACAAAATTGCCACATTGGAAAGGCAGGGAGATTATCTGGAATCCCGGTTCCATCCAGATGACTTCGATCAATTAGTGGATTTACAAATCAAACTGGGACAATTCATTTATAGCCTGCCCGTGGAACAACGAAATGATTATTGCAATATTTACAGTTTTCGGGTACGTAACGCCAAGCAACAATATGTAAGGGTAACCAACAGATTGCAAGTTTTGGAACAAGGACTTTCAGGAAAAGCATGGCTTATACTAGGCAACATGAGTATTTCTCCGGATCAGAAGAATTCAGAACAAGTTGACTGTACCGTTCTCAATCTCAGAAACGGAGAACTATTTTCCCCGGCATTATTATCCTCCCCGACCATCCATCTGACAAAGCGGGAAACGGAAATATTCCACTTGATTCAAAAAGGCTTACTAAGCAAAGAGATTGCCAACAAACTCCAAATCAGTATTCACACGGTAAACATTCACAGACAAAACTTACTACACAAACTGGAAGTACAGAATTCCATCGAGGCTATCAACAAAGGGATCGAATTAGGGCTATTGAAATAA